A single region of the Polymorphum gilvum SL003B-26A1 genome encodes:
- a CDS encoding flagellar assembly protein FliX, with amino-acid sequence MRITGNKPISAVQSRSGKKRADGTTDGFVPDLDGDSHPAASLTSGGAIHGIDSLLALQEVSVEPDSRDLAGRRGHTMLDSLDAMKADLLAGVVSPGRLEDLARQLADRQMSDDAGMEAVIDEIELRVRVELAKHGKYPD; translated from the coding sequence ATGCGCATCACCGGCAACAAACCGATCTCCGCGGTACAGTCCCGCTCTGGAAAGAAGCGCGCCGACGGGACGACGGACGGTTTCGTGCCGGATCTGGACGGCGACAGTCATCCTGCCGCATCGCTCACCTCCGGAGGGGCCATTCATGGCATCGATTCTCTACTTGCCTTGCAGGAAGTTTCCGTCGAGCCCGACAGCCGCGATCTCGCCGGAAGACGGGGCCATACGATGCTGGATTCGCTGGATGCCATGAAAGCGGATCTCCTGGCGGGTGTCGTTTCGCCAGGACGTCTGGAGGACCTCGCCCGGCAGTTGGCGGACCGGCAGATGAGCGACGATGCCGGTATGGAAGCCGTCATCGACGAGATAGAGCTGCGCGTGAGGGTTGAGCTCGCCAAGCACGGAAAATACCCGGACTAG
- the dksA gene encoding RNA polymerase-binding protein DksA, with amino-acid sequence MTVELASDYRPSEDEPFMNERQREYFRNKLLAWKEDILRESRETLAHLQEESQNHPDFADRASSETDRSIELRARDRQRKLISKIDAALERIEDGSYGYCEETGEPISVKRLDARPIATLSIEAQEAHERREKVYRDD; translated from the coding sequence ATGACGGTTGAGCTTGCGTCTGATTATCGACCTTCCGAGGACGAGCCGTTTATGAACGAGCGGCAGCGGGAGTATTTCCGCAACAAGCTGCTCGCGTGGAAAGAGGACATCCTGAGGGAGAGCCGGGAAACGCTGGCGCATCTCCAGGAAGAAAGCCAGAATCATCCCGATTTTGCGGATCGCGCTTCCTCGGAGACCGACCGGTCGATCGAATTGCGCGCCCGTGATCGCCAACGGAAGCTGATTTCTAAGATCGATGCGGCTTTGGAACGCATCGAAGACGGCAGCTATGGCTATTGCGAAGAGACCGGCGAGCCGATTTCCGTCAAGCGGCTGGATGCCCGGCCGATCGCGACGCTGTCGATCGAAGCTCAGGAAGCCCACGAGCGTCGCGAGAAAGTTTACCGCGACGACTGA
- the flgH gene encoding flagellar basal body L-ring protein FlgH yields MTRPLATPLMATAIAFLVGACGAPDRLSQVGRTPPLNAIQDPTTTPGYRPVQMPMPAPQPAHYNPNSLWKSGNRAFFEDQRAKQIGDILTVMVTISDKAQFDNQTKRARSGSDSTGAGGALGAAIDKIFLPAGMDASSLATLNSSSNYQGSGSVDREEKLQTTVAAVVTQVLPNGNLVIEGRQEIRVNFEVRELVVAGIVRPEDIASDNTIASEKIAEARIGYGGRGQITDVQQPRYGTQVLDILLPF; encoded by the coding sequence ATGACCCGCCCCCTTGCCACTCCCCTGATGGCCACCGCGATAGCGTTTCTCGTCGGGGCCTGCGGGGCTCCGGACAGGCTGTCCCAGGTCGGCCGGACACCGCCGCTCAACGCCATTCAGGATCCGACCACGACCCCGGGCTACCGCCCGGTACAGATGCCGATGCCCGCTCCGCAGCCGGCCCACTACAATCCCAACTCGCTTTGGAAGTCGGGCAACCGCGCCTTCTTCGAGGACCAGCGCGCCAAGCAGATCGGCGACATCCTCACCGTCATGGTGACCATTTCCGACAAGGCGCAGTTCGACAACCAGACCAAGCGGGCACGAAGCGGCTCGGACTCGACCGGCGCCGGCGGTGCGCTCGGTGCTGCGATCGACAAGATCTTCCTGCCGGCCGGCATGGACGCCAGCAGCCTGGCGACGCTCAACAGTTCTTCGAACTATCAGGGCAGCGGCTCCGTCGACCGCGAGGAGAAACTGCAAACGACCGTCGCCGCCGTCGTGACGCAGGTCCTGCCGAACGGCAATCTGGTGATCGAGGGGCGTCAGGAGATCCGGGTCAATTTCGAGGTGCGGGAGTTGGTGGTCGCCGGCATTGTCCGGCCTGAGGACATTGCCTCCGACAACACGATCGCCAGCGAGAAGATCGCGGAGGCCCGCATCGGCTACGGCGGTCGCGGCCAGATCACCGACGTTCAGCAACCCCGCTACGGCACCCAGGTGCTCGACATCCTCCTGCCTTTCTGA
- the flgA gene encoding flagellar basal body P-ring formation chaperone FlgA, whose translation MKSLFVAAVVTLLCLPAPAWAKPALRSEVTATSEIVTVGDFYDEAGAAADEPLFRAPDLGTSGTVSAQIVAERARAAGLTQAGTDGLREVTVHRHSIVFDAHRLATLVAETLSRHDGTLSAQALEVSFARTPPTLHADPAAAQPIRIERPLWSRSDGRFDVVVHIAGAARSQTLTLSGVAREMVDVIALLQPIGRGSILKPEDLTVIRLPRQRVPSRAVTSPDEIVGLAARTTLRPGQPLSRTDFERPLIVARGEKVTLLYEMSGMKLTARGQAMSAGAEGDEIDVMNLQSRRIITGTVVARGQIRVGRAHEFVAALQENAR comes from the coding sequence ATGAAATCCCTGTTTGTCGCAGCGGTCGTGACCCTCCTGTGCCTGCCTGCGCCGGCTTGGGCCAAGCCGGCTCTGCGGTCCGAAGTGACCGCGACGTCCGAGATCGTCACGGTCGGAGACTTCTACGACGAGGCCGGAGCCGCAGCCGACGAACCGCTGTTCCGCGCGCCCGACCTCGGCACCAGCGGAACCGTTTCCGCCCAGATCGTCGCCGAACGGGCACGCGCTGCCGGCCTCACCCAGGCGGGCACCGACGGCTTGCGTGAGGTGACCGTCCACCGCCACAGCATCGTTTTCGACGCCCATCGGCTCGCCACCCTGGTCGCTGAAACCCTGTCCCGACACGACGGAACGCTGTCGGCCCAGGCGCTTGAGGTCTCCTTTGCCCGCACGCCGCCGACGCTTCATGCGGATCCGGCGGCGGCCCAGCCGATCCGTATCGAACGCCCCCTCTGGTCGCGCAGCGACGGGCGCTTCGACGTGGTCGTCCACATCGCCGGCGCGGCCCGAAGCCAGACACTGACGCTGAGCGGGGTCGCCCGCGAAATGGTCGATGTGATCGCGCTGCTCCAGCCGATCGGCCGTGGTTCGATCCTCAAGCCCGAGGACCTGACCGTCATCCGTCTGCCTCGCCAACGGGTTCCAAGCCGAGCAGTGACCTCGCCCGACGAGATCGTCGGCCTTGCCGCCCGTACGACCCTGCGCCCGGGCCAGCCGTTGTCCCGGACCGATTTCGAACGTCCGCTGATCGTTGCCCGCGGCGAGAAGGTGACCCTCCTCTACGAAATGTCGGGCATGAAGCTGACGGCGCGCGGCCAGGCCATGAGTGCCGGCGCAGAAGGCGACGAGATCGACGTCATGAACCTCCAGTCCCGCCGGATCATCACCGGAACGGTCGTCGCACGCGGCCAGATCCGCGTCGGCAGAGCCCATGAGTTCGTCGCCGCCCTCCAGGAGAACGCCCGATGA
- the flgG gene encoding flagellar basal-body rod protein FlgG, with product MKALHIAATGMKAQELNVEVISNNVANMRTTGYKRQRADFQDLLYQNLRRMGTDSSNAGTIVPTGVQIGSGVKTAATARIMTQGTIEQTGKDMDVAIRGEGFFQIQLPDGTTAYTRDGSFERDANGTLVTIDGYTLDPGIVIPNDARDLTISANGTVQAVVGVATQQFGQIQLARFVNKSGLEAIGDNLYLETEASGQPQVGIPGEEGYGDLQQSYLEMSNVDAVSEISDLIAAQRAYEMNSRIIQAADEMYSTTTNIR from the coding sequence ATGAAAGCACTTCACATCGCCGCCACCGGCATGAAGGCGCAAGAACTGAACGTCGAAGTCATTTCGAACAACGTCGCCAACATGCGGACCACCGGCTACAAGCGCCAGCGTGCCGACTTCCAGGACCTGCTCTATCAGAACCTGCGCCGGATGGGCACCGACTCCTCCAACGCCGGTACGATCGTGCCGACCGGTGTCCAGATTGGCTCGGGCGTCAAGACCGCCGCAACCGCCCGGATCATGACCCAGGGCACGATCGAGCAGACGGGCAAGGACATGGATGTCGCCATCCGCGGCGAGGGGTTCTTCCAGATCCAGCTTCCGGACGGTACCACGGCCTATACACGGGACGGATCGTTCGAGCGCGACGCGAACGGCACCCTGGTGACCATCGACGGCTACACGCTCGATCCCGGCATCGTCATTCCGAATGACGCACGCGACCTGACCATTTCGGCAAACGGCACGGTCCAGGCGGTCGTCGGCGTCGCGACGCAGCAGTTCGGCCAGATCCAGCTCGCGCGGTTCGTCAACAAGTCCGGCCTCGAGGCGATCGGCGACAACCTGTACCTGGAGACCGAAGCGAGCGGCCAGCCCCAGGTCGGCATCCCCGGCGAGGAAGGCTACGGCGACCTGCAGCAGAGCTATCTGGAAATGTCCAACGTCGACGCGGTGTCCGAGATTTCGGACCTGATCGCGGCACAGCGCGCCTACGAAATGAATTCCCGCATCATCCAGGCCGCCGACGAAATGTACTCGACCACCACCAACATCCGGTAG
- the flgF gene encoding flagellar basal-body rod protein FlgF: MENAQLISLSRQVTLRRQLDVAANNMANMNTSGFKAQRLTFEEYVMPVARASEFKGGDMKLSYVQDYQTITNFLSGSIILTGNPLDLAVDGDGWLAVQTEDGEAYTRNGALHLDNTGTLVTAEGRPVLTDGGPIQFTREDGKIDISDDGTISTELGLRGRLRLVTFDQPQNARAIGNNLLLYDDPQPVTRVKVIQGGLENSNVQGVVEVTQIIDITRKYETVSKLLNQSDELLRQAIERLGTIKA, from the coding sequence ATGGAGAACGCGCAGTTAATAAGCCTGTCGCGGCAGGTGACTTTGCGCCGTCAGCTCGACGTGGCCGCCAACAATATGGCGAACATGAACACGAGCGGCTTCAAGGCGCAGCGACTCACGTTCGAGGAATATGTCATGCCGGTCGCCCGGGCGAGCGAGTTCAAGGGCGGCGACATGAAGCTGTCCTACGTCCAGGACTACCAGACGATCACGAATTTCCTGTCCGGCAGCATCATCCTCACGGGCAATCCCCTCGACCTCGCCGTCGACGGCGACGGCTGGTTGGCGGTCCAGACCGAGGACGGGGAAGCCTACACGCGCAACGGGGCGCTTCATCTCGACAACACCGGCACGCTCGTGACCGCCGAGGGTCGCCCCGTTCTGACCGACGGAGGCCCCATTCAGTTCACGCGCGAGGACGGCAAGATCGACATCTCGGATGACGGAACCATTTCCACCGAACTCGGCCTGCGGGGTCGGCTCCGGCTGGTGACCTTCGACCAGCCCCAGAATGCCCGGGCGATCGGCAACAACCTCCTTCTCTATGACGATCCCCAGCCGGTTACCCGCGTCAAGGTGATCCAGGGCGGCCTTGAGAATTCGAACGTGCAGGGCGTCGTCGAGGTCACGCAGATCATCGACATCACGAGAAAATACGAAACGGTAAGCAAGCTGCTGAACCAAAGCGACGAATTGCTGCGCCAGGCCATCGAGCGGCTGGGCACGATCAAGGCCTGA
- a CDS encoding flagellar basal body-associated FliL family protein translates to MAADADANAEEGGEVAGGGKRKKLIIIGAGGLVLLLALGAGAYFFLFSSSEPPPMVGEDGAIREAQKPVVFYDLPEMTVNLSTEGRTTYLKVRIALEVQDKEMIERIKPFLPRIMDAFQIYLRELRPADLEGSAGLFRLKEELLRRINLSVHPARVDGVLFKEILVQ, encoded by the coding sequence ATGGCAGCGGATGCGGATGCAAACGCCGAAGAGGGCGGCGAGGTCGCCGGCGGCGGAAAGAGGAAGAAGCTGATCATCATCGGGGCCGGCGGGCTGGTCCTGTTGCTGGCGCTCGGGGCTGGTGCCTATTTCTTCCTGTTCTCGAGCAGCGAGCCACCGCCGATGGTCGGCGAGGACGGAGCGATCCGGGAAGCCCAGAAACCAGTGGTGTTCTACGACCTGCCGGAAATGACGGTGAACCTGTCGACCGAGGGGCGCACGACCTACCTCAAGGTCCGCATCGCCCTGGAGGTGCAGGACAAGGAGATGATCGAGCGGATCAAGCCCTTCCTGCCGAGAATCATGGATGCCTTCCAGATCTATCTGCGCGAGCTCAGGCCGGCGGATCTCGAGGGTTCGGCGGGCCTGTTCCGGCTCAAGGAGGAACTGCTGCGCCGGATAAACCTTTCGGTCCATCCGGCGCGGGTCGACGGGGTGCTGTTCAAGGAAATCCTGGTCCAGTAG
- the fliM gene encoding flagellar motor switch protein FliM produces the protein MADEDDDDLSDMNLADAWGAALAEQGAGDDDDDDLAAAWGAALEEQGVGNADDMAAQWAAMIDDSEPELENATRGADRVLNQEEIDNLLGFNIEDTIAGDQSGIRALINSAMVSYERLPMLEIVFDRLVRLTTTSLRNFTSDNVEVSLDSISSVRFGDYLNSIPLPAILGVFKAEEWDGFGLVTVESSLIYSIIDVLLGGGRGTTAVRVEGRPYTTIETNLVRRMVEIILADAEQAFAPLSPVHFNLERLETNPRFAAISRPANAAILVELRIDMEDRGGTIEIMMPYATLEPIRDLLLQMFMGEKFGRDPIWEGHLASEIHAAEIEVDAVLYETHLPLGRVLSLDVGQTLIFDVDPHDPITIKCGNVPLTEGTLGKVEDSIAIRVTRGLRRPKMTLAAFERAMQKEMEPS, from the coding sequence ATGGCTGACGAAGACGACGATGATCTGTCCGACATGAACCTGGCTGATGCCTGGGGTGCCGCGCTTGCCGAGCAGGGGGCGGGCGACGACGACGACGACGATCTGGCGGCGGCCTGGGGGGCTGCGCTGGAAGAGCAGGGCGTCGGCAACGCCGACGACATGGCGGCGCAATGGGCCGCCATGATCGACGACAGCGAGCCGGAGCTTGAGAACGCCACCCGCGGCGCCGACCGCGTGCTGAATCAGGAGGAAATCGACAACCTCCTCGGCTTCAACATCGAGGATACGATCGCCGGCGACCAGAGCGGCATCCGTGCGCTCATCAACTCGGCGATGGTGTCCTACGAGCGTCTGCCGATGCTCGAAATCGTGTTCGACCGCCTGGTGCGGCTGACCACGACCTCGCTGCGCAACTTCACCTCCGACAATGTGGAAGTGTCGCTGGATTCGATCAGCTCGGTGCGTTTCGGCGACTACCTGAACTCTATCCCGCTGCCGGCCATCCTCGGTGTGTTCAAGGCGGAGGAGTGGGACGGCTTCGGGCTCGTGACGGTCGAGTCGAGCCTGATCTACTCGATCATCGACGTTCTGCTCGGCGGCGGGCGCGGCACGACGGCGGTGCGTGTCGAAGGTCGCCCCTACACGACCATCGAAACCAACCTCGTGCGGCGGATGGTCGAGATCATCCTGGCCGATGCCGAACAGGCGTTCGCGCCGCTTTCACCTGTCCATTTCAACCTTGAACGTCTTGAGACGAATCCGCGCTTTGCCGCCATATCGCGGCCTGCGAACGCGGCGATCCTTGTCGAATTGCGCATCGACATGGAGGACCGCGGCGGCACGATCGAGATCATGATGCCCTATGCCACTCTGGAGCCGATCCGCGATCTGCTCCTGCAGATGTTCATGGGCGAGAAGTTCGGCCGCGATCCGATCTGGGAAGGGCATCTGGCGAGCGAGATCCATGCGGCCGAGATCGAGGTGGATGCCGTGCTCTACGAAACCCACCTGCCGCTCGGCCGTGTCCTAAGCCTGGATGTCGGTCAGACGCTGATCTTCGATGTTGATCCTCATGATCCGATCACCATCAAATGCGGCAACGTGCCCCTGACAGAGGGTACACTGGGCAAGGTTGAAGATTCGATCGCGATTCGCGTCACGCGTGGCCTGCGCCGTCCGAAGATGACACTCGCCGCCTTCGAGCGGGCCATGCAGAAGGAAATGGAACCGTCATGA
- a CDS encoding DUF6468 domain-containing protein — MSTLPLGMIIESLVAVLLLVTIGYCWILNRRLQRLRADEETLRATISELITATEIAERAILGLKATATDVDKTLGGRLSEAEAMSRLLAEQLGQGEQVLARISQIAEAARSAQAAEAAARHVEPALRHAEVRASQAPVAEPQRQAAVAAPVTARDIRAAAAEATARLERFRKRAGEAAA; from the coding sequence ATGAGCACGTTGCCCCTCGGAATGATCATCGAAAGCCTGGTTGCGGTCCTGCTCCTGGTCACGATCGGCTACTGCTGGATCCTGAACCGACGTCTGCAGCGGTTGCGGGCGGACGAGGAAACGCTTCGGGCGACCATCTCAGAACTCATCACAGCGACGGAAATCGCCGAACGCGCAATCCTCGGCCTCAAGGCGACGGCCACGGATGTCGACAAGACCCTCGGAGGCCGACTCTCGGAAGCGGAAGCCATGTCCAGGCTGCTGGCCGAACAGCTCGGCCAGGGCGAGCAGGTCCTTGCCCGCATCAGCCAGATTGCCGAGGCGGCGCGCTCTGCCCAGGCCGCCGAAGCGGCCGCAAGACACGTCGAACCGGCGCTGCGCCATGCCGAGGTGCGCGCCTCGCAAGCCCCGGTCGCGGAGCCCCAGCGACAGGCTGCGGTGGCGGCTCCGGTCACCGCGCGCGATATTCGTGCGGCGGCAGCCGAAGCGACCGCGCGCCTGGAACGGTTCCGTAAGCGTGCGGGGGAGGCGGCTGCTTGA
- a CDS encoding MotE family protein, with the protein MNLRLLPLVGIAASALLGLKLLGIVLGEPSTVMPIREAQAQDASPPPVPAVPDEAATAEASVTDASEVMPPPLPDSLEIGGSAAERAVLESLGERRKVLQEQEGQLDLREKLLQATEERLQKRVDELKSLEQRIEQVVDEKRKQEENEIAGLVTMYESMKAKDAARIFDRLELEVLLKVVRQMKPRKMADVLARMSPEAAERLTVAIARGGDDQAAVPASGSDLPKIRSN; encoded by the coding sequence TTGAATCTGCGCCTGCTTCCTCTTGTCGGGATTGCGGCTAGCGCCTTGCTGGGGTTGAAGCTGCTCGGCATCGTGCTGGGCGAGCCTTCCACCGTGATGCCGATCCGGGAAGCGCAGGCACAAGATGCCTCTCCGCCGCCTGTGCCGGCCGTTCCCGACGAGGCTGCGACAGCCGAAGCTTCGGTGACAGACGCTTCGGAGGTCATGCCGCCGCCACTGCCGGACTCGCTCGAGATCGGCGGCTCGGCAGCCGAACGCGCGGTGCTGGAAAGTCTTGGTGAACGGCGAAAGGTCCTGCAGGAGCAGGAAGGACAACTCGACCTGCGCGAAAAGCTTCTGCAGGCGACCGAGGAGCGCCTGCAGAAGCGCGTCGACGAACTGAAGTCGCTGGAGCAGCGGATCGAACAGGTCGTGGACGAGAAGCGCAAGCAGGAAGAGAATGAGATCGCCGGGCTCGTGACGATGTACGAATCCATGAAGGCCAAGGACGCTGCCCGGATTTTCGACCGTCTCGAACTGGAAGTGCTGCTCAAGGTCGTTCGGCAGATGAAGCCGCGCAAGATGGCCGACGTCCTTGCGAGAATGTCGCCGGAAGCGGCGGAGCGGCTGACGGTGGCGATCGCGCGTGGCGGGGACGATCAGGCAGCCGTTCCGGCGTCCGGCTCCGATCTGCCCAAGATACGCTCGAACTAG
- the fliP gene encoding flagellar type III secretion system pore protein FliP (The bacterial flagellar biogenesis protein FliP forms a type III secretion system (T3SS)-type pore required for flagellar assembly.) encodes MRHSLGRPRRRLGIPAVGIAAAIGLAAAIGPAGAQDLTIGFGEGASLTERAVQLVALLTVLSLAPSILVMVTSFTRIVVVLSLLRSAIGLQTAPPNMVMVSLALFLTAFIMAPTLQVAYEEGVQPLVEGTIEFDQAFERASTPFHAFMLSQVREKDLALFQELSGQEAPETQEDLSFQTLIPAFMISELRRAFEIGFLLYLPFLIIDLVVASVLMSMGMMMLPPVVISLPFKLIFFVLVDGWNLVAGSLVRSFGGG; translated from the coding sequence ATGAGACACTCTCTCGGCCGCCCGCGTAGGCGGTTGGGGATTCCGGCCGTCGGCATTGCCGCCGCCATTGGACTGGCGGCAGCAATCGGCCCCGCCGGTGCGCAGGACCTGACGATCGGGTTCGGCGAGGGCGCCAGCCTGACCGAACGCGCCGTCCAACTCGTCGCCCTGCTGACGGTGCTCAGCCTCGCACCCTCGATCCTCGTGATGGTCACGAGTTTCACAAGGATCGTGGTGGTGCTGTCGCTGCTGCGTTCGGCTATCGGTCTTCAGACGGCGCCGCCCAACATGGTCATGGTCAGTCTGGCCCTGTTCCTCACCGCCTTCATCATGGCCCCGACGCTGCAGGTCGCCTATGAAGAGGGTGTGCAGCCGCTGGTCGAGGGAACCATCGAATTCGACCAGGCATTCGAACGCGCTTCCACCCCTTTCCACGCCTTCATGTTGTCCCAGGTCAGGGAGAAGGATCTGGCGCTGTTCCAGGAGCTCTCCGGGCAGGAGGCTCCGGAAACACAGGAAGACCTGTCGTTCCAGACGCTCATCCCGGCTTTCATGATCAGCGAGTTGCGCCGCGCGTTCGAGATCGGCTTCCTGCTCTACCTGCCCTTCCTGATCATCGATCTCGTCGTCGCGTCGGTGCTGATGTCGATGGGCATGATGATGCTGCCGCCGGTGGTCATCTCCCTGCCCTTCAAGCTGATTTTCTTCGTTCTGGTCGACGGCTGGAACCTCGTCGCCGGCAGTCTCGTCCGCAGTTTCGGCGGCGGCTGA
- a CDS encoding flagellar biosynthetic protein FliO, with amino-acid sequence MYEWIAETFGVGDGIARAMAFIIAMAIVLGLIGLFVFILRQLTGARVNAGRNRQPRIAVMDAANIDARRRLLLVRRDNVEHLILVGGPTDVVVEQNIVRGMPVSATYPRQGGIAVTAPATQPIPTGEPEPAPAPVSTPAPVTAPTPIRASAPAPAATARPHETALTALRARSEPTEAENVKALRPRLGSDAPAAARAPAVSRASEAPHPVAPRPAERSAAFGIRSELGSKAGASVAAAGAAVADLARSLSKAGERNAAASDTSEIRRQVTPPSSGPAARARTAFPNAAPTAPAPMTASTPPVTPSPVRPKPPMPAAADAGEGPAKTSEIPAVASTPATGNARVETPEAPPPVAAARQAPAANAPVPPVPPEPRTAEIAPPSAAEPPAQPSPNAPDAPAEPPVTAEPAVADAQSGQPNEQPQTGPTAVETTEPRQASVVDRAAVTDQAATTAQEAPEPPPPRQEENAGVNAIEEEMAKLLNEITEQGRK; translated from the coding sequence ATGTACGAGTGGATCGCGGAAACCTTTGGCGTGGGGGACGGCATAGCGAGAGCAATGGCCTTCATCATAGCCATGGCCATCGTCCTCGGGCTCATCGGGCTTTTTGTCTTCATCCTGCGTCAGTTAACCGGCGCACGGGTCAATGCAGGCCGCAACCGGCAGCCTCGAATTGCCGTGATGGACGCAGCAAACATTGACGCCCGCCGACGCCTGCTTCTGGTCCGGCGTGACAATGTCGAACATCTCATCCTGGTCGGCGGTCCGACCGACGTGGTGGTCGAGCAGAATATCGTGCGCGGCATGCCGGTCTCGGCAACCTATCCGCGCCAGGGCGGCATCGCCGTGACTGCGCCGGCGACCCAGCCGATACCGACGGGCGAGCCCGAACCCGCGCCAGCGCCGGTTTCGACGCCGGCGCCCGTGACGGCTCCCACCCCGATCCGCGCCTCCGCCCCGGCACCTGCGGCAACAGCTCGTCCGCACGAAACGGCCCTGACGGCGCTGAGGGCACGCAGCGAGCCGACGGAGGCGGAAAACGTCAAGGCGCTGCGCCCGCGCCTCGGCAGCGACGCGCCCGCAGCGGCGCGTGCGCCTGCAGTGTCGCGCGCAAGCGAAGCACCTCATCCGGTCGCCCCCCGGCCGGCCGAACGGTCGGCGGCTTTCGGTATTCGATCCGAACTCGGCAGCAAGGCCGGCGCTTCGGTCGCCGCGGCCGGCGCCGCCGTCGCGGACCTGGCCCGCAGCCTTTCCAAGGCCGGAGAACGCAACGCGGCTGCTTCCGACACCAGCGAAATCCGACGCCAGGTAACGCCGCCTTCCTCCGGCCCCGCCGCCAGGGCCAGGACCGCATTCCCGAATGCGGCGCCCACGGCCCCTGCGCCGATGACGGCCAGCACCCCGCCGGTGACGCCGTCCCCCGTCAGGCCCAAGCCGCCAATGCCTGCAGCGGCGGACGCTGGGGAAGGACCGGCCAAGACTTCGGAGATCCCCGCCGTGGCATCCACGCCGGCGACTGGTAACGCCCGGGTCGAAACCCCTGAAGCGCCTCCCCCTGTTGCGGCGGCAAGGCAGGCGCCCGCAGCCAATGCGCCGGTGCCGCCCGTGCCCCCCGAGCCGCGGACCGCAGAGATCGCCCCCCCGTCCGCAGCAGAACCCCCGGCGCAGCCGAGCCCGAACGCACCGGATGCACCTGCCGAACCGCCCGTCACCGCCGAACCAGCGGTCGCGGATGCCCAAAGCGGACAACCGAACGAGCAACCCCAAACGGGCCCCACAGCCGTCGAGACGACCGAACCGCGCCAGGCGTCCGTTGTAGATCGGGCCGCAGTCACGGATCAGGCCGCAACGACCGCACAGGAGGCTCCCGAACCGCCCCCCCCCCGGCAGGAGGAGAACGCAGGGGTCAACGCCATCGAAGAGGAGATGGCGAAGTTGCTCAACGAAATCACCGAGCAAGGACGCAAATGA
- the flgB gene encoding flagellar basal body rod protein FlgB has protein sequence MALTNLPMFQALKSKMQWHQTRQSLLSENVANADSPQYRARDLKPFDLSKQVDLKPAGLATARTQAGHLPGVMTAASKMEEASETFETTPNGNNVVLEEQMMKVTENQMDFQAATALYTRSIGLIRTALSKSA, from the coding sequence ATGGCTCTGACCAATCTGCCGATGTTCCAGGCCCTGAAGTCCAAGATGCAGTGGCACCAGACCCGCCAGTCGCTGCTGTCGGAGAATGTTGCGAATGCGGACTCACCCCAGTACCGGGCGCGGGATCTCAAGCCCTTCGACCTCTCCAAGCAGGTAGATCTCAAGCCGGCCGGCCTGGCCACGGCGAGGACCCAGGCCGGCCATCTGCCCGGCGTCATGACCGCAGCGAGCAAGATGGAAGAGGCGAGCGAAACCTTCGAGACGACGCCGAACGGCAATAACGTCGTGCTCGAGGAGCAGATGATGAAGGTTACGGAAAACCAGATGGATTTCCAGGCCGCAACCGCTCTCTACACGCGCAGCATCGGCCTGATCCGGACGGCGCTGTCCAAGTCCGCCTGA
- the flgC gene encoding flagellar basal body rod protein FlgC: protein MDLVKSLFISASGLKAQNGRIRVIAENLANADSTGRTPDEDPYRRKIPTFKNRFDRDLQAELVELGKLAEDRSEFPTRYEPGHPAADANGNVRVPNVNSLVETVDMREAQRSYEANLNVIESTRRMLQRTIDILRG from the coding sequence ATGGATCTCGTGAAATCGCTGTTCATCTCCGCATCTGGCCTGAAGGCCCAGAACGGCCGCATCCGTGTCATTGCCGAGAATCTCGCCAACGCGGATTCGACCGGCCGTACCCCGGACGAGGATCCGTACCGGCGCAAGATCCCGACCTTCAAGAACCGTTTCGACAGGGATCTGCAGGCGGAACTCGTCGAACTCGGCAAGCTCGCCGAGGACCGGTCGGAGTTTCCGACCCGCTACGAACCCGGCCATCCCGCTGCCGACGCTAACGGCAACGTCCGTGTCCCCAACGTGAATTCCTTGGTCGAGACGGTCGACATGCGCGAGGCGCAGCGCTCGTACGAGGCGAACCTGAACGTGATCGAGTCAACGCGGCGGATGCTGCAGCGGACCATCGACATCCTGCGCGGCTAG